The following coding sequences lie in one Angustibacter luteus genomic window:
- a CDS encoding DUF4386 domain-containing protein, with protein sequence MTTHTDTAPTTPPAATTPVGTGMDPMRKVALAGGLMYLLTFAASFPQLKLFAGLIDDPTAYISGSGSNTAVFWGSWLEVITAVACIGTAVALYPATRRVSRTAAIGFVTSRVVEATLIVVGVMCVLSVVTLQHRFAGATGAQADALGVTGEALVAMRQWTFLLGPGFIAGINGLFLGYAMYKGRLVPRIIPTLGLIGAPLILMSATVTILGGWDQMSVPSALCTIPIAVWEFSLGVWLTFKGFRNAPGSV encoded by the coding sequence CACCGGGATGGACCCGATGCGCAAGGTCGCCCTGGCCGGCGGCCTGATGTACCTGCTCACCTTCGCCGCATCGTTCCCGCAGCTCAAGCTGTTCGCGGGCCTCATCGACGACCCCACCGCGTACATCAGCGGCTCGGGCAGCAACACCGCGGTGTTCTGGGGCTCCTGGCTCGAGGTCATCACGGCCGTAGCCTGCATCGGGACCGCGGTCGCGCTGTACCCGGCCACCCGGCGGGTCAGCCGGACCGCCGCGATCGGTTTCGTCACCTCGCGCGTCGTCGAGGCCACCCTCATCGTCGTCGGCGTCATGTGCGTGCTGTCCGTCGTCACGCTGCAGCACCGCTTCGCCGGCGCCACCGGAGCGCAGGCCGACGCGCTCGGCGTCACGGGGGAGGCCCTCGTCGCCATGCGGCAGTGGACCTTCCTGCTCGGGCCCGGCTTCATCGCCGGTATCAACGGCCTGTTCCTCGGCTACGCGATGTACAAGGGCCGGCTCGTCCCGCGGATCATCCCGACCCTCGGCCTCATCGGGGCCCCGCTGATCCTGATGTCCGCGACCGTCACCATCCTCGGCGGCTGGGACCAGATGTCCGTCCCGAGCGCGCTCTGCACCATCCCGATCGCCGTCTGGGAGTTCTCGCTCGGGGTGTGGCTGACCTTCAAGGGCTTCCGGAACGCCCCGGGCTCCGTCTGA